The Rhineura floridana isolate rRhiFlo1 chromosome 15, rRhiFlo1.hap2, whole genome shotgun sequence genome window below encodes:
- the LOC133370733 gene encoding homeobox protein SIX2-like isoform X1, whose amino-acid sequence MWDFLQEAYQEQVACVCEVLQQGGNIERLGRFLWSLPACDHLHKNESVLKAKAVVAFHRGNFRELYKILESYQFSPHNHPKLQQLWLKAHYIEAEKLRGRPLGAVGKYRVRRKFPLPRTIWDGEETSYCFKEKSRSVLREWYIHNPYPSPREKRELAEATGLTTTQVSNWFKNRRQRDRAAETKERENSEGGPLKEGRGLARERHVISSSDDESSPMDSPAAHTSSPSLLYPGLPLSAPPGNAIHNAQRVDFLQHQPLHNSLLGPLTSTLVDLGS is encoded by the exons ATGTGGGACTTCTTGCAGGAAGCATATCAG GAGCAAGTGGCATGCGTGTGTGAGGTTCTGCAGCAAGGGGGCAACATTGAGCGCTTGGGCCGTTTCCTCTGGTCGCTGCCGGCCTGTGACCACCTGCACAAGAACGAGAGCGTCTTGAAGGCCAAAGCAGTGGTGGCCTTTCATCGGGGAAACTTCCGGGAGCTCTACAAGATCTTAGAGAGCTACCAATTCTCACCACACAACCACCCCAAGCTGCAGCAACTGTGGCTCAAGGCCCACTACATTGAAGCAGAGAAGTTGCGTGGGAGGCCACTGGGGGCCGTGGGAAAATACAGGGTGCGGCGCAAATTCCCCTTGCCTCGGACCATCTGGGATGGAGAGGAAACCAGCTACTGTTTCAAG GAGAAATCTCGGAGCGTCTTACGGGAGTGGTACATTCACAACCCCTACCCATCCCCTCGTGAGAAGAGGGAACTGGCAGAAGCCACAGGGCTGACCACCACCCAGGTCAGCAACTGGTTCAAGAACCGGCGCCAGAGGGACCGTGCGGCCGAAACCAAGGAGAG GGAGAACAGCGAGGGTGGTCcactgaaggaaggaaggggccTTGCACGTGAAAGACATGTTATCTCCAGCTCAGATGATGAGAGCTCTCCCATGGACAGCCCTGCAGCTCATACATCCAGCCCCTCACTGCTTTACCCTGGGTTGCCGCTCTCAGCTCCGCCAGGAAACGCCATTCACAATGCCCAAAGGGTGGATTTTCTGCAGCACCAGCcactccacaacagtctcctggGGCCCCTCACTTCTACTCTTGTAGATCTGGGGTCCTGA
- the MEIOSIN gene encoding meiosis initiator protein isoform X2, translating into MWDQIGRVCPEEFQPNSKNSKQKSADRRKRDNYTSTLKELAQMLPIPLRTSYKRLTKKEILLRVLHYIEHLQASIDTARSLLQVRCGEQKGGSEQMATSALKRGRREGTPRVKNTKPLGVCKKPRKRRRTHKSEQRGVSKKVCKCLALETGKGPSQADTCREESLSAVQDVSSILSSSQKQSTFFPSFQVPVAESYQPASTTFLDITKDWNLGSDQEESKEDDVFSACAAQVAYDELRQYTEGPGHSLMGQELVYYYSSCEEEEEEGPGASPWLSVPTQSPVNITHGSLQLCSPGIRAQSNTCLDLGLSPSLFSSPARLLPRYILQGSQDELSPVLFEDVYLSPQSSSFSQTLSGTLLRKSAFTLDHCYLSYSETGKSDSSPVSGMNERASSWNKQLLQEETATIRSEFPVSSSDENSDSTWTPPCKRAKPSQVASQKKIKKVGRRQRRRPGACEKRSSSSPLQLKKKCVNGFIMFCRLNRKHYIRACPGMASTAATRELAQLWRMMTKQERKPYCMKARRFSRLNNRIVRDDFSSGEEDPEPPKPFHLLLAEKSLHGTQNFGDLSLIELIP; encoded by the exons ATGTGGGACCAAATTGGTCGTGTTTGCCCTGAAGAATTTCAGCCAAACAGCAAGAATTCCAAACAGAAGTCTGCTGACAG AAGAAAACGTGATAACTACACCAGCACTCTTAAAGAACTGGCTCAGATGTTGCCCATCCCTTTGCGGACTAGCTACAAGAGGCTGACGAAG AAAGAAATTCTCCTCCGGGTCCTCCACTACATTGAACATTTGCAGGCGAGCATTGATACTGCCAGATCACTGCTCCAGGTCCGTTGTGGAGAGCAAAAAG GAGGGTCTGAGCAGATGGCAACATCTGCCCTGAAGAGAGGACGAAGAGAAGGCACACCACGAGTAAAGAATACCAAGCCACTGGGCGTCTGCAAGAAACCTAGGAAGAGGAGACGCACCCAcaaatcag AGCAGCGAGGGGTGAGCAAGAAAGTGTGCAAGTGCCTTGCTTTGGAGACTGGGAAGGGCCCTTCCCAAGCTGACACCTgcagggaggagagcctgtctgCTGTGCAAGATGTGTCCTCAATTCTTTCATCCTCCCAGAAGCAATCCACTTTCTTTCCCAGCTTCCAAGTTCCAGTGGCAGAATCTTACCAGCCCGCAAGCACAACCTTTCTAGACATTACCAAAG ACTGGAACTTGGGTAGTGACCAAGAGGAAAGCAAGGAAGACGATGTGTTTTCTGCGTGTGCAGCACAAGTAGCTTACGACGAGCTTCGTCAGTACACTGAAGGGCCTGGACATTCACTGATGGG GCAGGAGCTGGTGTATTATTATTCCTCTTgcgaggaagaagaggaagaaggaccCGGAGCCAGCCCTTGGCTCTCAGTCCCAACCCAGTCCCCAGTGAATATCACCCATG GAAGCCTGCAGCTATGTTCTCCTGGGATCAGGGCCCAAAGCAACACTTGCTTGGATTTGGGATTGAGTCCttcacttttctcctctcctgcTCGGCTTCTCCCCAGGTATATCCTCCAAGGCAGCCAGGATGAACTTTCCCCAG TGTTATTCGAAGATGTGTATCTGTCCCCTCAGTCTAGTAGTTTTTCTCAGACCCTTTCAGGAACCCTTTTGAGAAAG TCGGCATTCACACTGGATCACTGCTACCTTTCCTACAGCGAAACGGGTAAAAGCGATTCCAGCCCTGTATCAGGAATGAATGAAAGAGCATCTTCATGGAACAAACAACTTCTTCAAGAG GAAACTGCCACCATCAGATCTGAATTCCCAGTGTCTTCCAGCGATGAGAACAGTGACAGCACTTGGACACCACCATGCAAGAGGGCAAAGCCATCTCAGGTAGCCTCTCAGAAGAAGATAAAGAAAGTGGGTAGGAGGCAGAGGCGCCGGCCAGGGGCCTGCGAAAAACGCAGCAGCTCATCTCCTCTGCAGCTGAAGAAGAAATGCGTGAATGGCTTTATCATGTTCTGCCGTCTGAACCGCAAGCACTACATCCG TGCTTGCCCAGGCATGGCCTCCACAGCTGCTACAAGAGAGTTGGCCCAGCTGTGGCGTATGATGACGAAGCAAGAGCGGAAACCGTATTG CATGAAAGCTCGGCGATTCAGCCGCCTGAACAATCGGATTGTGAGGGACGACTTCTCCAGTGGGGAGGAGGACCCAGAGCCACCCAAACCTTTCCATCTGCTGCTTGCTGAGAAGTCTCTCCATGGAACCCAGAACTTTGGTGACCTCTCTTTAATAGAGCTTATTCCCTGA
- the MEIOSIN gene encoding meiosis initiator protein isoform X1 — translation MWDQIGRVCPEEFQPNSKNSKQKSADRRKRDNYTSTLKELAQMLPIPLRTSYKRLTKKEILLRVLHYIEHLQASIDTARSLLQVRCGEQKGGSEQMATSALKRGRREGTPRVKNTKPLGVCKKPRKRRRTHKSEQRGVSKKVCKCLALETGKGPSQADTCREESLSAVQDVSSILSSSQKQSTFFPSFQVPVAESYQPASTTFLDITKDWNLGSDQEESKEDDVFSACAAQVAYDELRQYTEGPGHSLMGQELVYYYSSCEEEEEEGPGASPWLSVPTQSPVNITHAGSLQLCSPGIRAQSNTCLDLGLSPSLFSSPARLLPRYILQGSQDELSPVLFEDVYLSPQSSSFSQTLSGTLLRKSAFTLDHCYLSYSETGKSDSSPVSGMNERASSWNKQLLQEETATIRSEFPVSSSDENSDSTWTPPCKRAKPSQVASQKKIKKVGRRQRRRPGACEKRSSSSPLQLKKKCVNGFIMFCRLNRKHYIRACPGMASTAATRELAQLWRMMTKQERKPYCMKARRFSRLNNRIVRDDFSSGEEDPEPPKPFHLLLAEKSLHGTQNFGDLSLIELIP, via the exons ATGTGGGACCAAATTGGTCGTGTTTGCCCTGAAGAATTTCAGCCAAACAGCAAGAATTCCAAACAGAAGTCTGCTGACAG AAGAAAACGTGATAACTACACCAGCACTCTTAAAGAACTGGCTCAGATGTTGCCCATCCCTTTGCGGACTAGCTACAAGAGGCTGACGAAG AAAGAAATTCTCCTCCGGGTCCTCCACTACATTGAACATTTGCAGGCGAGCATTGATACTGCCAGATCACTGCTCCAGGTCCGTTGTGGAGAGCAAAAAG GAGGGTCTGAGCAGATGGCAACATCTGCCCTGAAGAGAGGACGAAGAGAAGGCACACCACGAGTAAAGAATACCAAGCCACTGGGCGTCTGCAAGAAACCTAGGAAGAGGAGACGCACCCAcaaatcag AGCAGCGAGGGGTGAGCAAGAAAGTGTGCAAGTGCCTTGCTTTGGAGACTGGGAAGGGCCCTTCCCAAGCTGACACCTgcagggaggagagcctgtctgCTGTGCAAGATGTGTCCTCAATTCTTTCATCCTCCCAGAAGCAATCCACTTTCTTTCCCAGCTTCCAAGTTCCAGTGGCAGAATCTTACCAGCCCGCAAGCACAACCTTTCTAGACATTACCAAAG ACTGGAACTTGGGTAGTGACCAAGAGGAAAGCAAGGAAGACGATGTGTTTTCTGCGTGTGCAGCACAAGTAGCTTACGACGAGCTTCGTCAGTACACTGAAGGGCCTGGACATTCACTGATGGG GCAGGAGCTGGTGTATTATTATTCCTCTTgcgaggaagaagaggaagaaggaccCGGAGCCAGCCCTTGGCTCTCAGTCCCAACCCAGTCCCCAGTGAATATCACCCATG CAGGAAGCCTGCAGCTATGTTCTCCTGGGATCAGGGCCCAAAGCAACACTTGCTTGGATTTGGGATTGAGTCCttcacttttctcctctcctgcTCGGCTTCTCCCCAGGTATATCCTCCAAGGCAGCCAGGATGAACTTTCCCCAG TGTTATTCGAAGATGTGTATCTGTCCCCTCAGTCTAGTAGTTTTTCTCAGACCCTTTCAGGAACCCTTTTGAGAAAG TCGGCATTCACACTGGATCACTGCTACCTTTCCTACAGCGAAACGGGTAAAAGCGATTCCAGCCCTGTATCAGGAATGAATGAAAGAGCATCTTCATGGAACAAACAACTTCTTCAAGAG GAAACTGCCACCATCAGATCTGAATTCCCAGTGTCTTCCAGCGATGAGAACAGTGACAGCACTTGGACACCACCATGCAAGAGGGCAAAGCCATCTCAGGTAGCCTCTCAGAAGAAGATAAAGAAAGTGGGTAGGAGGCAGAGGCGCCGGCCAGGGGCCTGCGAAAAACGCAGCAGCTCATCTCCTCTGCAGCTGAAGAAGAAATGCGTGAATGGCTTTATCATGTTCTGCCGTCTGAACCGCAAGCACTACATCCG TGCTTGCCCAGGCATGGCCTCCACAGCTGCTACAAGAGAGTTGGCCCAGCTGTGGCGTATGATGACGAAGCAAGAGCGGAAACCGTATTG CATGAAAGCTCGGCGATTCAGCCGCCTGAACAATCGGATTGTGAGGGACGACTTCTCCAGTGGGGAGGAGGACCCAGAGCCACCCAAACCTTTCCATCTGCTGCTTGCTGAGAAGTCTCTCCATGGAACCCAGAACTTTGGTGACCTCTCTTTAATAGAGCTTATTCCCTGA
- the MEIOSIN gene encoding meiosis initiator protein isoform X3: MATSALKRGRREGTPRVKNTKPLGVCKKPRKRRRTHKSEQRGVSKKVCKCLALETGKGPSQADTCREESLSAVQDVSSILSSSQKQSTFFPSFQVPVAESYQPASTTFLDITKDWNLGSDQEESKEDDVFSACAAQVAYDELRQYTEGPGHSLMGQELVYYYSSCEEEEEEGPGASPWLSVPTQSPVNITHAGSLQLCSPGIRAQSNTCLDLGLSPSLFSSPARLLPRYILQGSQDELSPVLFEDVYLSPQSSSFSQTLSGTLLRKSAFTLDHCYLSYSETGKSDSSPVSGMNERASSWNKQLLQEETATIRSEFPVSSSDENSDSTWTPPCKRAKPSQVASQKKIKKVGRRQRRRPGACEKRSSSSPLQLKKKCVNGFIMFCRLNRKHYIRACPGMASTAATRELAQLWRMMTKQERKPYCMKARRFSRLNNRIVRDDFSSGEEDPEPPKPFHLLLAEKSLHGTQNFGDLSLIELIP; encoded by the exons ATGGCAACATCTGCCCTGAAGAGAGGACGAAGAGAAGGCACACCACGAGTAAAGAATACCAAGCCACTGGGCGTCTGCAAGAAACCTAGGAAGAGGAGACGCACCCAcaaatcag AGCAGCGAGGGGTGAGCAAGAAAGTGTGCAAGTGCCTTGCTTTGGAGACTGGGAAGGGCCCTTCCCAAGCTGACACCTgcagggaggagagcctgtctgCTGTGCAAGATGTGTCCTCAATTCTTTCATCCTCCCAGAAGCAATCCACTTTCTTTCCCAGCTTCCAAGTTCCAGTGGCAGAATCTTACCAGCCCGCAAGCACAACCTTTCTAGACATTACCAAAG ACTGGAACTTGGGTAGTGACCAAGAGGAAAGCAAGGAAGACGATGTGTTTTCTGCGTGTGCAGCACAAGTAGCTTACGACGAGCTTCGTCAGTACACTGAAGGGCCTGGACATTCACTGATGGG GCAGGAGCTGGTGTATTATTATTCCTCTTgcgaggaagaagaggaagaaggaccCGGAGCCAGCCCTTGGCTCTCAGTCCCAACCCAGTCCCCAGTGAATATCACCCATG CAGGAAGCCTGCAGCTATGTTCTCCTGGGATCAGGGCCCAAAGCAACACTTGCTTGGATTTGGGATTGAGTCCttcacttttctcctctcctgcTCGGCTTCTCCCCAGGTATATCCTCCAAGGCAGCCAGGATGAACTTTCCCCAG TGTTATTCGAAGATGTGTATCTGTCCCCTCAGTCTAGTAGTTTTTCTCAGACCCTTTCAGGAACCCTTTTGAGAAAG TCGGCATTCACACTGGATCACTGCTACCTTTCCTACAGCGAAACGGGTAAAAGCGATTCCAGCCCTGTATCAGGAATGAATGAAAGAGCATCTTCATGGAACAAACAACTTCTTCAAGAG GAAACTGCCACCATCAGATCTGAATTCCCAGTGTCTTCCAGCGATGAGAACAGTGACAGCACTTGGACACCACCATGCAAGAGGGCAAAGCCATCTCAGGTAGCCTCTCAGAAGAAGATAAAGAAAGTGGGTAGGAGGCAGAGGCGCCGGCCAGGGGCCTGCGAAAAACGCAGCAGCTCATCTCCTCTGCAGCTGAAGAAGAAATGCGTGAATGGCTTTATCATGTTCTGCCGTCTGAACCGCAAGCACTACATCCG TGCTTGCCCAGGCATGGCCTCCACAGCTGCTACAAGAGAGTTGGCCCAGCTGTGGCGTATGATGACGAAGCAAGAGCGGAAACCGTATTG CATGAAAGCTCGGCGATTCAGCCGCCTGAACAATCGGATTGTGAGGGACGACTTCTCCAGTGGGGAGGAGGACCCAGAGCCACCCAAACCTTTCCATCTGCTGCTTGCTGAGAAGTCTCTCCATGGAACCCAGAACTTTGGTGACCTCTCTTTAATAGAGCTTATTCCCTGA
- the LOC133370733 gene encoding homeobox protein six1b-like isoform X2 yields MNFGFTQEQVACVCEVLQQGGNIERLGRFLWSLPACDHLHKNESVLKAKAVVAFHRGNFRELYKILESYQFSPHNHPKLQQLWLKAHYIEAEKLRGRPLGAVGKYRVRRKFPLPRTIWDGEETSYCFKEKSRSVLREWYIHNPYPSPREKRELAEATGLTTTQVSNWFKNRRQRDRAAETKERENSEGGPLKEGRGLARERHVISSSDDESSPMDSPAAHTSSPSLLYPGLPLSAPPGNAIHNAQRVDFLQHQPLHNSLLGPLTSTLVDLGS; encoded by the exons ATGAATTTTGGTTTCACCCAGGAGCAAGTGGCATGCGTGTGTGAGGTTCTGCAGCAAGGGGGCAACATTGAGCGCTTGGGCCGTTTCCTCTGGTCGCTGCCGGCCTGTGACCACCTGCACAAGAACGAGAGCGTCTTGAAGGCCAAAGCAGTGGTGGCCTTTCATCGGGGAAACTTCCGGGAGCTCTACAAGATCTTAGAGAGCTACCAATTCTCACCACACAACCACCCCAAGCTGCAGCAACTGTGGCTCAAGGCCCACTACATTGAAGCAGAGAAGTTGCGTGGGAGGCCACTGGGGGCCGTGGGAAAATACAGGGTGCGGCGCAAATTCCCCTTGCCTCGGACCATCTGGGATGGAGAGGAAACCAGCTACTGTTTCAAG GAGAAATCTCGGAGCGTCTTACGGGAGTGGTACATTCACAACCCCTACCCATCCCCTCGTGAGAAGAGGGAACTGGCAGAAGCCACAGGGCTGACCACCACCCAGGTCAGCAACTGGTTCAAGAACCGGCGCCAGAGGGACCGTGCGGCCGAAACCAAGGAGAG GGAGAACAGCGAGGGTGGTCcactgaaggaaggaaggggccTTGCACGTGAAAGACATGTTATCTCCAGCTCAGATGATGAGAGCTCTCCCATGGACAGCCCTGCAGCTCATACATCCAGCCCCTCACTGCTTTACCCTGGGTTGCCGCTCTCAGCTCCGCCAGGAAACGCCATTCACAATGCCCAAAGGGTGGATTTTCTGCAGCACCAGCcactccacaacagtctcctggGGCCCCTCACTTCTACTCTTGTAGATCTGGGGTCCTGA
- the LOC133370882 gene encoding adenosine receptor A1-like yields the protein MDAFDNSSSKPQHLQTANATSPPVLDIPYFLSESLTALFSVVGNLLICTVILRSRKLRAVVTNYFLVSLAVADILVGAVAIPCAQFTDMGLPRYRPQLCLLMLCTLLVFTQASVFGLLAIAVERYISILKPFQYQSLMSPRNSLLVILASWVLAILIGLLPMMGWHDPLPANGECQFNSIITDTYMVYFNFMACMLAPLLVMMVLYGRIFLEVKRQIRKVAEGEVEISARERRRIIVRKELQTATSLFIILFFFTACWLPVHILNTVMLLCPTCYIPNQLVLATIILSHANSAINPVVYVFRIRSFRKAFEVAFSGLCTYPAAGVFSGSRVTPTNVSDVPLRNMSLPGK from the coding sequence ATGGATGCCTTTGACAATTCATCATCCAAGCCGCAGCACCTTCAAACAGCAAATGCAACATCCCCACCAGTTCTAGACATCCCCTACTTCCTGAGTGAGAGCCTGACTGCTTTGTTCTCTGTCGTGGGTAACCTTTTAATCTGCACTGTCATCTTGCGGAGCAGGAAGTTGCGTGCCGTCGTCACCAACTACTTCCTGGTTTCGTTGGCCGTGGCAGACATCTTGGTCGGGGCGGTGGCTATCCCATGTGCCCAGTTTACTGACATGGGTTTGCCACGATACAGGCCGCAGTTGTGCCTCTTGATGCTGTGCACGTTGCTGGTGTTCACACAAGCGTCGGTGTTTGGGCTGTTGGCCATCGCTGTGGAGAGGTACATCTCCATCTTGAAGCCTTTCCAGTATCAATCCTTGATGAGTCCTCGCAATTCCCTCTTGGTTATCTTGGCTTCCTGGGTGCTGGCCATTTTGATTGGCCTTTTGCCCATGATGGGCTGGCACGACCCCTTGCCAGCCAATGGGGAATGCCAATTCAACAGCATCATCACAGACACTTACATGGTCTATTTCAACTTCATGGCCTGCATGTTGGCGCCTCTCTTGGTCATGATGGTGCTGTACGGACGCATCTTCCTGGAAGTCAAGCGCCAGATCCGGAAGGTAGCCGAGGGGGAGGTCGAGATCAGTGCTCGAGAGAGGCGCCGGATCATTGTCCGCAAAGAGCTGCAGACAGCCACCTCGCTCTTCATCATCCTCTTTTTCTTCACCGCCTGCTGGCTCCCAGTCCACATTCTCAACACAGTCATGCTTCTCTGCCCCACCTGTTACATCCCAAACCAGCTCGTCCTGGCAACCATCATCCTCTCCCATGCCAACTCCGCCATCAACCCAGTGGTATACGTCTTCCGCATAAGATCCTTCCGGAAGGCCTTTGAGGTAGCCTTTTCTGGCCTCTGCACCTACCCTGCCGCAGGAGTCTTCTCTGGGTCCAGAGTAACACCAACCAATGTATCAGATGTGCCACTTCGGAATATGTCTCTGCCTGGGAAGTGA